A single window of Hymenobacter sp. APR13 DNA harbors:
- a CDS encoding DUF2752 domain-containing protein, with translation MPTTIAKRRAAGAVVLLAGLALAALYFRLNPAHYPFPRCPVNWLTGLHCPGCGTQRALHALLHGRLAEAVGFNLLAATLAPLVALGLLHEARLQLSGQPRRRTLLYRPWLAWSIVGLTVVFTVLRNLPGPVGTWLAP, from the coding sequence TTGCCCACTACTATTGCTAAGCGGAGGGCCGCTGGCGCCGTGGTCCTGCTGGCAGGGCTGGCGCTGGCGGCCCTCTACTTTCGCCTGAACCCGGCGCACTACCCGTTTCCGCGCTGCCCCGTGAACTGGCTGACGGGCCTGCACTGCCCCGGCTGCGGCACCCAGCGCGCTTTGCATGCCCTGCTGCATGGTCGGCTGGCCGAGGCCGTAGGCTTTAATCTGCTGGCGGCCACGCTGGCGCCGCTGGTAGCGCTGGGGCTGCTGCACGAAGCCCGTCTGCAGCTCAGCGGACAGCCCCGCCGCCGCACGCTGCTTTACCGGCCGTGGCTGGCCTGGAGCATCGTGGGCCTGACGGTGGTGTTCACGGTGCTACGCAACCTGCCCGGCCCGGTGGGCACCTGGCTGGCTCCCTGA
- a CDS encoding CD225/dispanin family protein, whose protein sequence is MEQSYASPSGMSPLPPGPPPKNWLVESILVTIFCCLPFGIVAIINAANVNSRLALGDYNGALDASQKAGKWVKYSLIGWAVFAVLYVVFVVVMGVGAGMLGALDNQ, encoded by the coding sequence ATGGAACAATCCTACGCTTCGCCTTCGGGCATGTCGCCACTGCCTCCCGGCCCACCCCCGAAAAACTGGCTCGTTGAGTCGATTCTGGTGACGATTTTCTGCTGCCTGCCCTTCGGCATCGTGGCCATCATCAATGCCGCCAACGTGAATTCGCGCCTGGCCCTCGGCGACTACAACGGCGCGCTCGACGCCTCGCAGAAAGCCGGCAAATGGGTGAAGTACTCGCTGATCGGCTGGGCCGTATTTGCCGTGCTGTATGTGGTGTTTGTGGTGGTGATGGGTGTAGGCGCCGGCATGCTGGGTGCCCTCGACAACCAATAG
- a CDS encoding DMT family protein, whose product MKALSTVVLLTISNLFMTFAWYGHLQFKKITWLQGLGLVGVILVSWGLAFFEYVFQVPANRLGFEENGGPFNLFQLKVLQEVISLSVFTLCAVYVFKTDKLGWNHLVGFGLLIAAVYVIFKKW is encoded by the coding sequence ATGAAAGCGCTGTCCACCGTCGTGTTGCTCACCATCTCCAACCTGTTCATGACCTTCGCCTGGTACGGGCACCTGCAGTTCAAGAAGATAACTTGGCTGCAGGGCCTGGGGCTGGTGGGCGTGATTCTGGTGAGCTGGGGGCTGGCCTTTTTCGAGTACGTGTTTCAGGTACCGGCCAACCGCCTCGGGTTCGAGGAAAACGGCGGGCCGTTCAACCTGTTTCAGCTGAAAGTGCTGCAGGAAGTTATTTCGCTGTCGGTGTTCACGCTGTGCGCCGTGTACGTGTTCAAGACCGATAAGCTGGGCTGGAACCACCTTGTTGGGTTCGGGCTGCTGATTGCGGCCGTGTACGTCATCTTTAAGAAATGGTGA
- a CDS encoding zinc dependent phospholipase C family protein: protein MPRLLLLLGFLLLLPQRPQAWGFFGHRLLNRLAVFTLPPEMMGFYKTNIEYLTTNATRPDSRRSVVPGEAARHFLDVDVYGDSALTRLPRSYADAVAKYGEDSLMRHGIVPWQVVRMKGQLTEAFRQRDADRILSLSADMGHYIADACVPLHTTHNYNGLLTGQRGIHGLWESRLPEILAANYDFFTGPAPYLERPSETIWTAVARSNAAVDSVLSFERDLTAKMPDDKKYGFEERGNAGAVRVYSREFSREYHQRLAGQVERQMRLAQRLIGAFWYTCWVDAGQPDLDALPKQPSEKEQLRLAREAKDLQQAPQAAVPGHED, encoded by the coding sequence ATGCCCCGTCTTCTACTGCTGCTTGGTTTTCTGCTGCTACTGCCCCAGCGGCCGCAGGCGTGGGGGTTTTTCGGGCACCGGCTGCTCAACCGGCTGGCCGTGTTTACGCTGCCGCCCGAGATGATGGGGTTCTACAAAACCAACATCGAGTACCTGACCACCAACGCCACCCGGCCTGACTCGCGGCGCTCGGTGGTGCCCGGCGAGGCCGCCCGCCACTTCCTCGACGTGGACGTGTATGGCGACTCGGCCCTTACCCGCCTGCCCCGCTCCTACGCCGACGCCGTGGCCAAGTACGGCGAGGACTCGCTGATGCGGCACGGCATTGTGCCCTGGCAGGTGGTGCGCATGAAGGGCCAGCTCACCGAGGCCTTCCGCCAGCGCGACGCCGACCGGATTCTGAGCCTCTCGGCCGACATGGGCCACTACATTGCCGATGCCTGCGTGCCGCTGCACACCACCCACAACTACAACGGCCTGCTCACGGGGCAGCGCGGCATTCACGGGCTGTGGGAATCCCGGCTGCCTGAAATCCTGGCCGCCAACTACGACTTCTTCACCGGCCCGGCTCCGTACCTGGAGCGGCCCTCCGAAACCATCTGGACGGCCGTGGCCCGCTCCAACGCCGCCGTCGACTCGGTGCTCAGCTTTGAGCGCGACCTGACCGCCAAGATGCCCGACGACAAGAAGTACGGCTTCGAGGAGCGCGGCAACGCCGGGGCCGTGCGCGTGTACTCGCGCGAGTTCAGCCGCGAGTATCACCAGCGCCTCGCCGGCCAGGTGGAGCGCCAGATGCGCCTGGCCCAGCGCCTGATCGGGGCGTTCTGGTACACCTGCTGGGTGGATGCCGGCCAGCCCGACCTCGACGCCCTGCCCAAACAGCCCTCCGAGAAAGAGCAGTTGCGCCTGGCCCGCGAGGCTAAAGACCTGCAGCAGGCGCCCCAGGCCGCCGTGCCGGGCCACGAGGACTAA
- a CDS encoding LytR/AlgR family response regulator transcription factor yields MLRCIAVDDEAYASRLLAAYIQKIPGLELAGTTTNPIEALQWVQEGRADLVFLDIQMPELTGLQFLKLCGNRCKVILTTAYPEYALEGYEHDVVDYLLKPIAFDRFLRAVQKAQALLPPTPPVAPPPLPAAAAPAASVPAANGYLFVKGESKNKFLRVSHADILYAEALGNYVTLFVAGQRLITYQTLKELAAQLPQPPFLRVHKSFLVSVDKISMIDGNTVYIGEQAIPVGETYRDSLYRLVRERE; encoded by the coding sequence ATGCTCCGCTGTATTGCCGTTGATGACGAAGCCTACGCCAGCCGGCTGCTGGCCGCCTACATCCAGAAAATTCCGGGGCTGGAGCTGGCCGGCACCACCACCAATCCCATTGAGGCGCTGCAGTGGGTGCAGGAAGGCCGCGCCGACCTCGTGTTTCTCGACATTCAGATGCCCGAGCTGACGGGCCTGCAGTTTCTGAAGCTCTGCGGCAACCGGTGCAAAGTCATCCTCACCACCGCCTACCCCGAGTACGCCCTGGAAGGCTACGAGCACGACGTGGTAGACTACCTGCTCAAGCCCATTGCCTTCGACCGGTTTCTGCGGGCCGTGCAGAAGGCCCAGGCCCTGCTGCCCCCCACCCCGCCCGTTGCGCCCCCGCCGCTGCCCGCGGCTGCGGCACCAGCGGCTTCGGTTCCGGCGGCCAATGGTTACCTGTTCGTGAAGGGCGAAAGCAAGAACAAGTTCCTGCGGGTCAGCCACGCCGATATTCTCTACGCCGAGGCCTTGGGCAACTACGTGACGCTCTTCGTGGCGGGCCAGCGCCTCATCACCTACCAGACGCTGAAGGAGCTGGCCGCGCAGCTGCCGCAGCCCCCGTTTCTGCGGGTGCACAAGTCGTTTCTGGTGTCCGTAGACAAAATCAGCATGATAGACGGCAACACGGTCTACATCGGCGAGCAGGCCATTCCGGTGGGCGAAACCTACCGCGACAGTCTGTACCGGCTGGTGCGGGAGCGAGAGTAG
- a CDS encoding sensor histidine kinase: MTKRQLIGLHVLGWGLWAGYIGLGLYLDHAKRSFAILTYTLLLVKCVQFYLGYLWVFPRYLRRGRLPQLLLGVAGMMGAFIVLRYLLEEVLLPATVGISNYSPDTPLSSYALDNLYWGTSYMVLSAAVWGLENSFRREREHQQLQREKTQAELAFLKTQINPHFLYNTLNYLYAEAYLVSEPLADAVLRLSDLMRYMLTESPDGTASLQHEVTYLHNYLALHRLRFEDRFFVEMDVQGPLDGQRIAALLLIPFVENALKHGVTSRPECPVRISLRLPTPRQLQFEVCNHINQHQKDHTTGIGLANIRRRLELLYPGRHRLQVHSDGTTHRTLLELELG; the protein is encoded by the coding sequence ATGACGAAACGCCAACTCATCGGGCTGCATGTGCTGGGCTGGGGGCTGTGGGCCGGCTACATCGGCCTGGGCCTCTACCTCGACCACGCGAAACGCTCGTTTGCCATCCTCACCTACACCCTGCTGCTGGTGAAGTGCGTGCAGTTCTACCTGGGCTACCTGTGGGTGTTTCCGCGCTACCTGCGGCGCGGCCGGCTGCCGCAGCTGCTGCTGGGTGTGGCCGGCATGATGGGCGCCTTCATTGTGCTGCGCTACTTGCTGGAAGAAGTGCTGCTGCCCGCCACCGTAGGCATCAGCAACTACTCGCCCGATACGCCGCTCAGCAGCTACGCCCTCGATAATCTGTACTGGGGCACCTCATATATGGTGCTGAGCGCGGCCGTGTGGGGGCTGGAAAACTCGTTTCGGCGGGAGCGGGAGCACCAGCAGCTGCAGCGCGAGAAAACCCAGGCCGAGCTGGCCTTCCTCAAAACCCAGATCAACCCGCACTTCCTCTACAACACGCTTAACTACCTCTACGCCGAAGCCTACCTGGTATCGGAGCCGCTGGCCGATGCGGTGCTGCGTCTCTCCGACCTGATGCGCTACATGCTCACGGAAAGCCCCGACGGCACGGCCAGCCTGCAGCACGAGGTAACCTACCTGCACAACTACCTGGCGCTGCACCGGCTGCGGTTCGAGGACCGGTTTTTTGTGGAAATGGACGTGCAGGGCCCGCTCGACGGGCAGCGCATTGCGGCGCTGCTGCTGATTCCGTTCGTGGAAAACGCCCTCAAGCACGGCGTCACGAGCCGGCCCGAGTGCCCGGTACGCATCAGTCTGCGCCTGCCCACGCCCCGGCAGCTGCAGTTTGAGGTCTGCAACCACATCAACCAGCACCAGAAGGACCACACGACGGGCATCGGGCTGGCCAATATCCGGCGGCGGCTGGAGCTGCTCTACCCCGGCCGCCACCGCCTGCAGGTGCACTCCGACGGCACCACGCACCGCACGCTGCTGGAGCTGGAGTTGGGGTGA
- a CDS encoding DUF5694 domain-containing protein, with protein MLLSLLRHLLFCLLLVLPLAARAQSAAPLEVVMVASSHVNTGPAASYRPVIEKLKAYKPDMIFGEYISATELQQLPADNYASRMFRPRQQFVQQRSPQARPLTARQTEKARQALAGFPYYHKTRMDLARSYVLGSDRANAEYQLYLLHQEMKPRFGAQELAYFNTVFGGSDSLRQRRLVRTTSEYHKIFFPLAYELQHPQIYPMDCQLYDVAWSTAWGQAAERVAALEARFKLDSTSAEATTWRRMNAAGTTYANYGPTTNEPLAVYQSLNVPAYAQVDEPANFYGGVALYGAPGFPTEEVKAMKAQWMLRNQGMCANVVRLARQQGARRVVVAVGASHGQVMTELLRAMPGVKVVSFNELP; from the coding sequence ATGCTGCTTTCCCTGCTCCGCCACCTGCTGTTCTGCCTGCTGCTGGTACTTCCCCTGGCCGCCCGTGCCCAATCTGCCGCGCCGCTCGAAGTGGTGATGGTGGCTTCCTCGCACGTCAACACCGGCCCCGCGGCCAGCTACCGGCCCGTCATCGAGAAGCTGAAAGCCTACAAGCCCGACATGATTTTCGGTGAGTACATCTCGGCCACGGAGCTGCAGCAGCTGCCCGCCGACAACTACGCCTCCCGCATGTTCCGGCCCCGCCAGCAGTTTGTGCAGCAGCGCAGCCCCCAGGCCCGGCCCCTCACGGCACGCCAGACGGAAAAAGCCCGGCAGGCGCTGGCCGGCTTCCCCTACTACCACAAAACCCGCATGGACCTGGCCCGCAGCTACGTGCTTGGCTCCGACCGCGCCAATGCTGAGTACCAGCTCTACCTGCTTCACCAGGAAATGAAGCCCCGTTTCGGCGCGCAGGAGCTGGCCTACTTCAACACCGTATTCGGCGGCTCCGATTCGCTGCGGCAGCGCCGCCTCGTGCGGACCACCAGCGAGTACCACAAGATCTTCTTTCCTCTGGCCTACGAGCTGCAGCACCCCCAGATATATCCCATGGACTGCCAGCTCTACGATGTAGCCTGGAGCACGGCCTGGGGGCAGGCTGCGGAGCGGGTAGCAGCCCTGGAAGCCCGCTTCAAGCTTGATTCCACCTCGGCCGAAGCCACCACCTGGCGCCGCATGAACGCCGCCGGCACCACCTACGCCAACTACGGCCCCACCACCAACGAGCCGTTGGCCGTCTACCAGTCCCTCAACGTCCCCGCCTATGCCCAGGTAGACGAGCCGGCCAACTTCTACGGCGGCGTGGCCCTGTACGGCGCGCCCGGCTTCCCCACCGAAGAAGTGAAAGCCATGAAAGCCCAATGGATGCTGCGCAACCAGGGCATGTGCGCCAACGTGGTGCGCCTGGCCCGCCAGCAGGGCGCCCGCCGGGTGGTGGTAGCCGTCGGGGCCTCCCACGGCCAGGTGATGACCGAGCTGCTCCGCGCCATGCCCGGCGTGAAAGTGGTCAGCTTCAACGAGCTGCCATAG
- the def gene encoding peptide deformylase, whose amino-acid sequence MIYPIVAFGDPVLKARAKDIPADFPAADLQQIVQDMYDTMYHAHGVGLAAPQVGKGIRLFVIDSEPMMDEDEDGNPIIEEPTAGPVKRAFINPQMVSETGEEWGFEEGCLSIPGVREMVYRHETIVIRYEDEQRQVHEETFSGMTARVIQHEYDHLEGVLFTDKISGFKKQLIKGKLARISKGDVNADYRMRFAGQGRR is encoded by the coding sequence ATGATTTACCCCATAGTTGCGTTCGGCGACCCGGTGCTGAAAGCCCGCGCCAAAGACATTCCGGCCGATTTTCCGGCCGCTGACCTCCAGCAGATCGTGCAGGACATGTACGACACCATGTACCACGCCCACGGCGTGGGACTGGCCGCCCCGCAGGTGGGCAAAGGCATTCGGCTGTTCGTTATCGACTCGGAGCCGATGATGGACGAGGATGAGGACGGCAACCCCATCATCGAGGAGCCCACGGCCGGGCCGGTGAAGCGCGCCTTCATCAACCCGCAGATGGTGAGCGAAACCGGCGAGGAATGGGGCTTCGAGGAAGGCTGCCTGAGCATTCCGGGCGTGCGCGAAATGGTGTACCGCCATGAAACCATTGTGATTCGCTACGAGGACGAGCAGCGCCAGGTGCACGAGGAAACCTTCTCGGGCATGACGGCCCGCGTGATTCAGCACGAGTACGACCACCTGGAAGGCGTGCTGTTCACCGACAAGATTTCGGGCTTCAAGAAGCAGCTCATCAAGGGCAAGCTGGCGCGCATCAGCAAAGGCGACGTGAATGCCGACTACCGCATGCGTTTCGCGGGCCAGGGCCGGCGGTAG
- the ruvX gene encoding Holliday junction resolvase RuvX — protein sequence MGRILAIDYGHKRVGLAVTDPLQLIATPLDTIHSKDLLAYVKAYHLREPLAALVVGMPRTLLNEATDSTSAVVGLLRTLRRELPEVPVHEIDERYTSRMAQAAMLAGGLGKKDRRDKATVDKVAATLILQSFLESR from the coding sequence ATGGGCCGTATTCTTGCCATCGATTATGGCCACAAGCGCGTGGGGCTGGCCGTCACGGACCCGCTCCAGCTGATTGCCACCCCCCTCGACACCATCCACAGCAAAGACCTGCTGGCCTACGTGAAGGCCTACCACCTGCGCGAGCCACTGGCGGCTTTGGTAGTGGGTATGCCGCGCACGCTGCTCAACGAGGCCACCGACAGCACCAGCGCCGTGGTGGGGCTGCTGCGCACGCTGCGCCGCGAGCTGCCCGAAGTGCCGGTGCACGAAATCGATGAGCGCTACACTTCGCGCATGGCCCAGGCCGCCATGCTGGCCGGCGGGCTGGGCAAGAAGGACCGCCGCGACAAAGCCACCGTGGACAAGGTGGCGGCCACCCTCATTCTGCAATCTTTCCTTGAATCAAGATGA
- a CDS encoding S41 family peptidase, with protein sequence MLSSGPEPRLARRRARQPWLLALALVCGVLIGANPFRPSDQNPDGTARGYLKFKEILSYVDRDYVDSVDAEALSDYAIARMLERLDPHSVFIPAKQQQAASAFLQSDFDGVGVEFNIFHDTVTVVAPLSGGPAEQSGLQAGDRILAVNGERVSGVHISTEQMFQKLRGPRGSKVVLQLRRHTVAKPINVALVRNRIPNNSVDVAYLLDATTGYIKISRFASGTYDEFKQALGDLRRQGMTGLVLDLRGNPGGYLDRATKLADEFIGGTRKIVYTDGKGDQYDTQTYSRVLGEFEEGPLVVLVDEGSASAAEVVAGALQDHDRALVVGRRTFGKGLVQQPIALNDGSELRLTIARYYTPSGRSIQKSYSHGLAAYEQDLQNRLRHGELFHADSIHFADSLRYKTVHGRTVYGGGGIMPDLFVPRDTTAFSAYYTRLQSHNLVREFALNYFQSHKAELEALRPEQYLATFRISDAQLQELAEVAAKDGMPANPIHLKRCAELLRNQLKAYIARSAYGKPAYYATLREQDAELKQAVQAMANGSANPMQKLSMK encoded by the coding sequence GTGCTTTCTTCCGGGCCTGAGCCGCGCCTTGCGCGGCGGCGGGCGCGGCAGCCGTGGCTGTTGGCGCTGGCGCTGGTGTGCGGCGTGCTGATCGGGGCCAATCCGTTCCGGCCTTCCGACCAAAACCCCGACGGCACGGCGCGTGGCTACCTGAAATTCAAGGAAATCCTGAGCTACGTGGACCGCGACTACGTGGACTCCGTGGACGCCGAGGCCCTGTCCGACTACGCCATTGCGCGCATGCTGGAGCGGCTCGACCCGCATTCGGTGTTCATCCCGGCCAAGCAGCAGCAGGCCGCCTCGGCGTTTCTGCAGAGTGATTTCGACGGCGTCGGGGTGGAGTTCAATATTTTCCACGATACCGTAACGGTGGTGGCCCCGCTCAGCGGCGGCCCCGCCGAGCAGTCGGGCCTGCAGGCCGGCGACCGTATCCTGGCCGTGAACGGCGAGCGGGTGTCGGGCGTGCACATCAGCACCGAACAGATGTTTCAGAAGCTGCGCGGCCCGCGCGGCTCCAAGGTGGTGCTGCAGCTGCGCCGCCACACGGTGGCCAAGCCCATCAACGTGGCGCTGGTGCGTAACCGCATCCCCAACAACTCGGTGGACGTGGCCTACCTGCTCGACGCCACCACCGGCTACATCAAAATCAGCCGCTTCGCCAGCGGCACCTACGACGAGTTCAAGCAGGCCCTCGGCGACCTGCGCCGCCAGGGCATGACCGGCCTCGTGCTGGACTTGCGCGGCAACCCCGGCGGCTACCTCGACCGCGCCACCAAGCTGGCCGACGAGTTTATCGGCGGCACCCGCAAAATCGTGTACACCGACGGTAAAGGCGACCAGTACGACACCCAGACCTACTCGCGGGTGCTGGGCGAGTTCGAGGAAGGTCCGCTGGTGGTGCTCGTGGACGAAGGCTCGGCCTCGGCCGCCGAGGTGGTGGCCGGCGCTTTGCAGGACCACGACCGGGCGCTGGTGGTAGGCCGCCGCACCTTCGGCAAAGGCCTGGTGCAGCAGCCCATTGCCCTCAACGACGGCTCGGAGCTGCGCCTGACCATTGCGCGCTACTACACGCCCTCAGGCCGCAGCATCCAGAAATCGTACAGCCACGGGCTGGCCGCCTACGAGCAGGACCTGCAGAACCGCCTGCGCCACGGCGAGCTGTTCCACGCCGACAGCATCCATTTCGCCGACTCGCTGCGCTACAAAACGGTGCACGGCCGCACCGTGTACGGCGGCGGCGGCATCATGCCCGACCTGTTTGTGCCGCGCGACACCACGGCGTTTTCGGCCTACTACACCCGCCTGCAGAGCCACAATCTGGTGCGCGAGTTTGCGCTCAACTACTTCCAAAGCCACAAGGCGGAGCTGGAGGCGTTGCGCCCCGAGCAGTACCTGGCCACCTTCCGCATCAGCGACGCGCAGCTGCAGGAGCTGGCCGAAGTGGCGGCCAAAGACGGTATGCCAGCCAACCCCATTCACCTGAAGCGCTGCGCCGAACTGCTTCGTAATCAACTAAAAGCGTATATTGCTCGTAGTGCCTACGGCAAGCCCGCTTACTACGCCACCCTGCGCGAGCAGGACGCCGAGCTGAAACAGGCGGTGCAGGCCATGGCCAACGGTTCCGCCAATCCCATGCAAAAGCTGTCCATGAAATAA
- a CDS encoding transglutaminase-like domain-containing protein has protein sequence MRSVFLRCLLPAGVALLAAGPTSAPRTRTFTFEYTATVPALPATADSLELWLPVPHPDASQELRNLKISTTAPYTLTKAPFGNTMLHLKVPAAQAAGLTVAMRFEATRREHQNPYLASAAPKKLRAADAADPNMARWLQPDRLVPLDDKIKFWALEVVAKAGAKTDLEKARAIYEHVVSTVTYDKSGQGWGRGDIYYACDARRGNCTDFHAVFIGYCRAVGIPARFSIGFPLPAERGTGEIKGYHCWAEFYTAQTGWVPVDASEAAKDPSRRAYFFGAHDENRVEFSRGRDLALTPRQQSQPLNYFIYPYAELGGKPFEGVKREFRYQDVAK, from the coding sequence ATGCGCTCTGTTTTCCTCCGCTGCCTGCTGCCCGCTGGCGTCGCTTTGCTGGCGGCCGGCCCCACATCGGCGCCCCGCACCCGCACCTTCACCTTCGAGTACACGGCCACCGTGCCCGCCCTGCCCGCCACCGCCGACTCGCTGGAGCTGTGGCTGCCCGTGCCCCACCCCGACGCCTCGCAGGAGCTGCGCAACCTGAAAATCAGCACCACTGCGCCCTACACGCTCACCAAGGCGCCGTTCGGCAATACCATGCTGCACCTGAAAGTGCCCGCCGCCCAGGCCGCCGGCCTCACGGTGGCCATGCGCTTCGAAGCCACCCGGCGCGAGCACCAGAACCCCTACCTGGCCAGCGCCGCGCCCAAGAAACTACGCGCCGCCGATGCCGCCGACCCCAACATGGCCCGCTGGCTGCAGCCCGACCGCCTCGTGCCCCTCGACGACAAAATCAAGTTCTGGGCCCTGGAAGTGGTGGCCAAAGCCGGCGCCAAAACCGACCTCGAAAAAGCCCGCGCCATCTACGAGCACGTGGTCAGCACCGTCACCTACGACAAGTCCGGGCAGGGCTGGGGCCGCGGCGACATCTACTACGCCTGCGACGCCCGCCGCGGCAACTGCACCGACTTCCACGCCGTGTTCATCGGCTACTGCCGGGCCGTAGGCATTCCGGCGCGCTTCAGCATCGGGTTTCCGCTGCCCGCCGAGCGGGGCACCGGCGAAATCAAGGGCTACCACTGCTGGGCCGAGTTCTACACCGCCCAGACCGGCTGGGTGCCCGTCGATGCGTCCGAAGCCGCCAAAGACCCCAGCCGCCGCGCCTACTTCTTCGGCGCCCACGACGAAAACCGCGTGGAGTTCAGCCGCGGCCGCGACCTGGCCCTCACGCCCCGCCAGCAAAGCCAGCCGCTCAACTACTTCATCTACCCCTACGCCGAGCTGGGCGGCAAGCCCTTCGAGGGCGTGAAGCGCGAGTTCCGGTATCAGGATGTAGCGAAGTAG
- a CDS encoding homogentisate 1,2-dioxygenase, protein MAYYHRLGQIPRKRHTQFRQPDGTLYAEQLVGTLGFHGVSSLLYHQHPPTEIQKVGTPEPYSPKLLKDRPLEPSHLRTLGQVSTGGDYLQARQTLLGNADVTMSICNPTEKRMQYYYKNALADEVIFVHEGRGELWSQMGKVAFEPGDYLVIPRTIIHQLHFEDGPVRLLIIESFSPVETCRRYRNHFGQLLEHSPYCERDIRPPSELIEGDVQESGEYLVKIKKEGQLHHLTYGHSPFDVVGWDGYFYPYATSIHDFEPITGRLHQPPPVHQHFEANNFVICSFVPRLFDYHPLSIPAPYNHSNVDSDEVLYYVAGNFMSRKGVDLASFTWHPSGIPHGPHPGTVEASLGKKETHELAVMVDTFRPLYLTEAALPYVDPRYPMSWQPGFVPDPPKAADMMD, encoded by the coding sequence ATGGCTTACTACCACCGCCTCGGCCAGATTCCGCGCAAGCGCCACACCCAGTTCCGCCAGCCCGACGGCACGCTCTACGCCGAGCAGCTGGTGGGCACGCTGGGCTTCCACGGCGTTTCGTCGCTGCTCTACCACCAGCATCCGCCCACCGAAATCCAGAAGGTAGGCACGCCCGAGCCCTACAGCCCCAAGCTGCTGAAAGACCGGCCGCTGGAGCCCAGCCACCTGCGCACCCTCGGCCAGGTGAGCACCGGCGGCGACTACCTGCAGGCCCGCCAGACCCTGCTCGGCAACGCCGATGTGACCATGAGCATCTGCAACCCCACCGAAAAGCGGATGCAGTACTACTACAAAAACGCGCTGGCCGACGAGGTGATTTTCGTGCACGAAGGCCGCGGCGAGCTGTGGAGCCAGATGGGCAAGGTGGCCTTCGAGCCCGGCGACTACCTCGTTATTCCGCGCACCATCATCCACCAGCTGCACTTCGAGGACGGGCCGGTGCGTCTGCTCATCATCGAGTCGTTCAGCCCCGTGGAAACGTGCCGCCGCTACCGCAACCACTTCGGGCAGCTGCTGGAACACTCGCCCTACTGCGAGCGGGATATCCGGCCGCCGAGTGAGCTGATTGAGGGCGACGTGCAGGAGTCGGGCGAGTACCTGGTCAAGATTAAGAAGGAAGGCCAGCTGCACCACCTCACCTACGGCCACTCGCCGTTCGACGTGGTGGGCTGGGACGGCTACTTCTACCCCTACGCCACCAGCATCCACGATTTCGAGCCGATTACGGGCCGCCTGCACCAGCCGCCGCCGGTGCACCAGCATTTCGAGGCTAACAACTTCGTCATATGCTCCTTTGTGCCGCGGCTGTTTGACTACCACCCGCTGAGCATTCCGGCGCCCTACAACCACTCCAACGTCGATTCCGACGAGGTGCTGTACTACGTGGCCGGCAACTTCATGTCGCGCAAGGGCGTGGACCTGGCCTCGTTTACGTGGCACCCCAGCGGCATTCCGCACGGGCCGCACCCCGGCACCGTGGAAGCCAGCCTCGGCAAAAAGGAAACCCACGAGCTGGCCGTAATGGTGGACACCTTCCGCCCGCTCTACCTCACCGAGGCCGCCCTGCCCTACGTAGACCCGCGCTACCCCATGAGCTGGCAGCCCGGCTTCGTGCCCGACCCGCCCAAAGCGGCCGACATGATGGACTAA